The DNA window ttttccccctgttagttgtgggtagttgttgtctctgattgagaaccatacttaggcagcctgttttccccctgttagttgtgggtagttgttgtctctgattgagaaccatacttaggcagcctgttttcccctgttgtgggtagttgttgtctctgattgagaaccatacttaggcagcctgttttccccctgttagttgtgggtagttgttgtctctgattgagaaccatacttaggcagcctgttttccccctgttagttgtgggtagttgttgtctctgattgagaaccatacttaggcagcctgttttcccctgttagttgtgggtagttgttgtctctgattgagaaccatacttaggcagcctgttttccccctgttagttgtgggtagttgttgtctctgattgagaaccatacttaggcagcctgttttcccctgttagttgtgggtagttgttgtctctgattgagaaccatacttaggcagcctgttttccccctgttagttgtgggtagttgttgtctctgattgagaaccatacttaggcagcctgttttccccctgttagttgtgggtagttgttgtctctgattgagaaccatacttaggcagcctgttttccccctgttagttgtgggtagttgttgtctctgattgagaaccatacttaggcagcctgttttcccctgttagttgtgggtagttgttgtctctgattgagaaccatacttaggcagcctgttttccccctgttagttgtgggtggttgttttctgtctgtatgtttccgcaccagacagaactgtttcgtttgtttccgaatttgttttttgttgttgttctagtgttcagtttctTTATTCAATCTACCATGAACACGTGCCACCCTGCACCTTGGTCCCcttcaccttcttccaccttCTTCCAACCGTTACATGAcctgtgtaggccgtcattgtaaatgcgaatttgttcttaaattacttgcctagttaaataaaaggttaaagaaaaaataataaatccaggctgtatcacaaccggccaagattgggagtcccacagggtggCGCTCAatttgtcccagcgtcgtccgggtttggcccggtgtaggccgtcattgtaaatacgaatttgttctcaactgacttggaCTAGTTAAATACAGGATACATAATGAATGAACCTTGACCCTCCCTGGCTTAACAGAGCTGAGGTGGAAATTGAACAAGAGAAAACATGTCCCTCCTTGCTTCCACCTCCCTCCAGGCATTTGCTAACCAGGAGGACACCAGTCTGGCCTCCTCGACAGGGGACAAGAAGAAGCTGGTCAGAGTGGATCCTGATGTGGAGAGAGTACGAAGGTATCCCCGTAGAAATATAATTGAAGCATATCTCTCTGGTTCACGCTGACGTACAGCTGCTGTAACCATGACTGGAAAGAGATGGTAGAAATCCTACTTTTAATGGAATTCATTTAGACGTTTTAGTTTTCCAAATATTTTGATATACTgatctgaactctctctctcattccccagatgatctgaactctctctctctcattccccagatgatctaaactctctctctcattccccagataatctgaactctctctcattccccagatAATCTGAACTCTCATTCCCCAGATgatctgaactctctctctcattccccagataatctgaactctctctctctcattccccagattatctgaactctctctctcattccccagataatctgaactctctctctctcattcctcagataatctgaactctctctctcattcctcagataatctgaactctctctctctctcattccccagataatctgaactctctctctctctctctctctctctctctctctctctctctctctctctctctctctctctctctctctctcattccccagataatctgaactctctctctcattccccagataatctgaactctctctctctcattccccagatGCCACCAGAACGACCTGGAGAACATCATCCCGTTCATAGTGATTGGTCTGCTGTATACCTTGACGGGGCCCGACCTCTCCACTGCTCTGCTCCACTTCCGGGTGTTTGTTGGTTCCAGGCTCTTCCACACGGTGGCCTACCTCTTCCCCCTGCCCCAGCCCAGCAGAGCTGCGGCCTTCCTCATCGGACTGGTCACCACCAGCTCTATGGCCTATAGGGTTCTGATGACTGCGCTTTATCTGTAGAGgcttgagacacacacacacacacacacacacacacacacacacacacacacacacacacacacacacacacacacacacacacacacacacacacacacacacacacacacacacacacacacacacacacacacacaccactacaagGGCCTTGTCTTTGAGGGTCTCCATTGAATGTGCTTGAGGATACATATACGCTTATCAAAGTTGTTCCTTCTGTCTCCGATAGGATTATAACATgctgttactgcagtacatatcagaatgttactgcagtacatatcagaatgttactgcagtacatatcagaatgttactgcagtacatatcagaatgttactgcagtacatatcagaatgttactgcagtacatatcagaatgttactgcagtacatatcagaatgctactgcagtacatatcagaatgttactgcagtacatatcagaatgctactgcagtacatatcagaatgttactgcagtacatatcagaatgctactgcagtacatatcagaatgttactgcagtacatatcagaatgctactgcagtacatatcagaatgttactgcagtacatatcagaatgctACTGCAGTACGTTTCAGAATGTTCCTTCCGTCTCTGATAGGATTATAACATgctgttactgcagtacatatcagaatgttactgcagtacatatcagaatgttccTTCTGTGTCTGATAGGATTATAACATgttgttactgcagtacatatcagaatgttactgcagtacatatcagaatgttactgcagtacgtATCAGAATGTTCCTTCCGTCTCTGATAGGATTATAACATgctgttactgcagtacatatcagaatgttactgcagtacatatcagaatgttactgcagtacatatcagaatgttactgcagtacatatcagaatgttccTGCAGTACGTATCAGAATGTT is part of the Oncorhynchus gorbuscha isolate QuinsamMale2020 ecotype Even-year unplaced genomic scaffold, OgorEven_v1.0 Un_scaffold_927, whole genome shotgun sequence genome and encodes:
- the LOC124020815 gene encoding microsomal glutathione S-transferase 1-like, coding for MSLLASTSLQAFANQEDTSLASSTGDKKKLVRVDPDVERVRRCHQNDLENIIPFIVIGLLYTLTGPDLSTALLHFRVFVGSRLFHTVAYLFPLPQPSRAAAFLIGLVTTSSMAYRVLMTALYL